DNA sequence from the Rhizobium lusitanum genome:
GCAAATAGATTGGAGGCCGGCGGCATTAAGCCGCCGGCCACGCTTCGATGAGGGCGCGGAGATTTAAGTCTGCGTCACGCTCCGGGGCTCCTCCACCCCTGTCTCGCCGAAGCGAATATCCTTCTTCTCGAAACCGAAGCCGGCAAGCACCGCCACCACGGCAGCGACGATAACCGCCACGATTAATAACGCAAAAGCATAGTCACCGTTCCAATGCATCGCCAGGCCCGCTTGAATCGACGCATTGCCCGAGGCCAGCAGATTGCCGAGCTGATAGGCAAAACCCGGGAACGTGCCGCGTATCTCATCCGGCGACAGCTCGTTGAGATGCACCGGCACGATGCCCCAGGCACCCTGCACGAAGAACTGCATCAGGAAGGCGCCGACGGCGAGCATGACCGGCCCATGCGCATAAACCCAGAGTGGCGCGATCGGGATCGCCAGTAGCGCGGCTATAACGATGCCCCGCCGCCGACCGATGCGCTGAGACAGCGCGCCGAATGTCAGCCCACCAATCATCGCACCGATATTATAGACAATGGCGATGGCGCCGACGGTGTGGCTGTCATATTGACGCTGGGTTTCGAGGAAGGTCGGGTAGAGATCCTGGGTGCCGTGACTGAGGAAATTGAACGCCGTCATCAGCAATACCGCCCACAGGAACAGCGGAATGTTCTCACGCAACACCGTGAAGAACGGCCGTTGCGGCTTTTTCTGCCGCTCCACGAAAGCCGGCGATTCCTCCACGTTGCGGCGGATATAGAGCACCAGCAGCGCCGGCAGAGCGCCGACCATGAACATGCCGCGCCAGCCGATCACCGGGAACAGCAGAAAGAACACGATCGAAGCCAGCAGATAGCCCGAGGGATAGCCGGCCTGCAGGATACCGGACACGATACCACGCGCCTCCTTCGGCACGGTCTCCATCGTCAGCGACGCGCCGACACCCCATTCCCCGCCCATGGCGATGCCGAAGAGCGCTCGCAACACGAGGAACATGGTCAGGCCGGTCGAAAAGCCGGTGAGGAACTCGAACACCGAATAGAGCAGCACGTCCGCCATCAGCGTCGCGCGCCGGCCGTATTTGTCAGCGGCATAACCGAAAATCAGTGCCCCGAGCGGCCGCATGGCGAGCGTCAGGAAGATCGCCACCGCAACGGCCGGAACATCGGTATGAAACTCCTCCGCTATATGCTTGAGAACGAAGACCAATATGAAAAAATCGAATGCATCCAACGTCCAGCCGAGATAGGCGGCGATGACGGTGTTGCGTTGCTGGGGGGACAAAGAACGTAAGCTATCCAATGCGGTCATCATAATCCTCCGACCGGATGGCGGCGGCGAGGCGGGCAAAGTCCGGATGCCGTCGAAGCTGGGGGGACCCGGCGTGAGCCGGGCATGTCGACGTTGCGGCCGGCTCCTCCCTTGGCGCCTGTGAGGATCGCGCTACGCCGACGAGATCAGCGATAACGCACCAGCCAGCTTTGGCTTGTAACATATTTGACATATTGGGCGAATGGAAAAATCCGCTGCTTGTTTCCCTTTTGTACTCTTCCCCCCTTCACATCGGCGTTGACTCTCGCCATATTCGCCCGATGGCCAGATCACCGAAAAAGTCCCCCGCCCCGACCGGTTTCGAAGAGGCGCCGCAAGCACCGTTTGAAGGCGCGCCGCTCAGCGGCGGTGTCGCCGACTGGGTGAAGCAACTGGAATCGGAAGCCGAGACATCCGGCATCGAGACGCAGCGGCAGATCGCCTCGAAGGCCGGCAAGCACCGCAAGAAGGTGGAAATCGCCGCCTCCAAATCAGCACGCGGCACGTCCATGGGCGGCTCGACCGATCCGAAGACGCGCGCTGCCGCCGGTCTGAACCCGGTCTCCGGCATGGACACCTCGCTGGAGAATGCCGCCAATGCCGGCACTGCGGTGACAGCGACGGTCGAGGCGCTATCGGCGCTGATCGAGAGCGGCAATCCGCTCTTCAAGGACGGCAAGCTCTGGACGCCGCACCGCCCTGCCCGACCAAGTAAATCCGAAGGTGGCATCCCGATCCGCATGGTCTCGGACTATGAGCCCGCCGGCGACCAGCCGACCGCCATCCGCGATCTCGTCGAGGGTCTCGACAATGGCGACCGCAGCCAGGTGCTGCTCGGCGTTACCGGCTCCGGCAAGACCTTTACGATGGCCAAGGTGATCGAGGC
Encoded proteins:
- a CDS encoding MFS transporter; amino-acid sequence: MTALDSLRSLSPQQRNTVIAAYLGWTLDAFDFFILVFVLKHIAEEFHTDVPAVAVAIFLTLAMRPLGALIFGYAADKYGRRATLMADVLLYSVFEFLTGFSTGLTMFLVLRALFGIAMGGEWGVGASLTMETVPKEARGIVSGILQAGYPSGYLLASIVFFLLFPVIGWRGMFMVGALPALLVLYIRRNVEESPAFVERQKKPQRPFFTVLRENIPLFLWAVLLMTAFNFLSHGTQDLYPTFLETQRQYDSHTVGAIAIVYNIGAMIGGLTFGALSQRIGRRRGIVIAALLAIPIAPLWVYAHGPVMLAVGAFLMQFFVQGAWGIVPVHLNELSPDEIRGTFPGFAYQLGNLLASGNASIQAGLAMHWNGDYAFALLIVAVIVAAVVAVLAGFGFEKKDIRFGETGVEEPRSVTQT